The following coding sequences lie in one Capsicum annuum cultivar UCD-10X-F1 chromosome 5, UCD10Xv1.1, whole genome shotgun sequence genomic window:
- the LOC124898473 gene encoding uncharacterized protein LOC124898473, which produces MNIGTLQGKSVELVKILKKRRINIACVQETRWVGSKARDVDGHKLCVYAPQVGLDEVARSVPSSDKIIIAGDFNGHIGVLLGGYNDVYEGFGFGDRNGEGAALFNFASFFGLVHRLLVMDFSIKKSKKRRVGEGRPRIKWGSLTPVSTLEIREKVARIGVWECRGDVDIMWDRAVSCITETAR; this is translated from the exons ATGAACATTGGGACCCTTCAGGGCAAGTCTGTAGAGTTGGtaaagattcttaagaagagaaGGATTAATATTGCTTGTGTTCAGGAGACTAggtgggtaggttctaaggctagggatgtggatgggcaCAAGCTATG tgtttatgcgccACAGGTGGGCTTGGACGAGGTGGCGAgaagcgtgcctagctcggaCAAGATTATCAtagcaggggacttcaatgggcacattggggtCTTACTGGGAGGCTATAACGATGTGTATGAAGGTTTTGGTTTCGGTGATAGAAATGGTGAGGGAGCTGCTCTTTTCAATTTTGCGAGTTTCTTTGGGCTAGTG CACAGGCTTCTAGTGATGGACTTTTCTATCAAAAAGAGCAAGAAGAGAAGGGTCGGGGAGGGTCGGCCaagaattaagtggggtagccTGACTCCAGTTAGTACTCTGGAGATACGGGAAAAGGTGGCAAGAATAGGGGTGTGGGAGTGCAGGGGGGACGTGGATattatgtgggatagggctgtcAGCTGCATCACGGAGACTGCTAGATAA